One genomic segment of Verrucomicrobiia bacterium includes these proteins:
- the crtI gene encoding phytoene desaturase family protein gives MTKHAIIIGAGIGGLGTACLLAKAGWRVTVLEKNEQVGGRAGKFTAQGFTFDTGPSWYLMPEVFQKFFALIGEDVHDHLTLHKLSPSYRVFFKDQDLQVDMWGDAAKDRQTFESIQPGAGKQLDKYLARSSYIYKTAMDHILYKNTDRVVDFLSPQLALRASKLSLFSSMNRYVHKYFKDPRLQQLMQYQLAFLGASPYNAPALYSLMSHIDYKQGVYYPEGGLYQVIRSLEKLAKKHGTVIHLKSPVEKIIVTDGKASGVIVDGKKLHADVVISNADPHHTEHSLLQPDNRDHSEAYWASRTLAPSALLMYLGVNRRYDNLQHHSLVFSKHWYSNFRQLYNDPQWPTDPSFYVCAPSRTDPTVAPKGMENLFVIVPVAAALDYAEVELEEYADMILHTMQNQMNLPGLHKSIVFKRLFAVKDFEARFNSLGGTSLGLAHTLRQTGPFRPSNKSKKVQDLYYVGANVHPGIGLPTCLISAQLVAARLI, from the coding sequence GTGACCAAGCACGCAATCATCATCGGCGCCGGAATAGGCGGGCTAGGTACCGCCTGTCTGCTAGCAAAGGCGGGCTGGCGTGTGACGGTGCTCGAAAAAAACGAACAAGTCGGGGGCCGAGCTGGTAAATTTACAGCCCAAGGTTTTACCTTTGACACCGGCCCCTCGTGGTATTTGATGCCAGAGGTATTCCAGAAATTCTTTGCCCTTATTGGAGAAGACGTCCACGACCACCTGACACTGCACAAGCTATCCCCCAGCTACCGCGTGTTCTTCAAGGATCAGGACCTACAGGTAGATATGTGGGGCGACGCAGCCAAAGATCGCCAAACATTTGAGTCTATCCAGCCTGGAGCCGGCAAGCAGCTGGACAAGTACCTGGCGCGCTCTAGCTACATCTACAAGACTGCCATGGACCATATCCTGTACAAAAACACCGACCGGGTAGTGGACTTCCTCAGCCCCCAGCTGGCCCTGCGTGCCAGCAAGTTGTCATTGTTCTCTAGCATGAATCGCTACGTGCACAAGTACTTCAAAGACCCCCGCCTGCAGCAGCTTATGCAGTATCAGCTCGCTTTCCTAGGGGCCAGCCCCTACAACGCCCCTGCTCTCTACAGCCTCATGAGTCACATAGATTACAAGCAAGGGGTATATTACCCAGAGGGCGGTCTATATCAGGTCATTCGCAGTCTGGAAAAACTGGCCAAGAAACATGGCACTGTCATCCACCTCAAGAGTCCGGTCGAAAAAATAATCGTGACCGACGGCAAAGCCAGTGGTGTGATAGTGGACGGAAAAAAACTGCACGCCGACGTGGTTATCAGCAACGCCGACCCGCACCACACAGAACACAGCCTGCTGCAGCCCGACAACCGCGACCACTCCGAAGCCTACTGGGCGTCGCGCACCCTGGCCCCATCTGCCCTGTTGATGTACCTGGGGGTCAACCGCCGCTATGACAACCTGCAACACCATAGCTTGGTCTTTAGCAAACACTGGTACAGCAACTTCCGACAGCTGTATAACGACCCCCAGTGGCCGACCGACCCGTCGTTTTACGTGTGCGCACCCAGCCGCACCGACCCTACCGTTGCTCCAAAAGGCATGGAAAACTTGTTTGTCATAGTGCCCGTAGCAGCAGCCTTAGATTATGCAGAAGTAGAGTTAGAAGAGTACGCCGACATGATCCTGCACACTATGCAAAACCAGATGAACCTGCCGGGCCTGCACAAAAGCATCGTCTTCAAGCGCCTGTTCGCAGTCAAAGATTTCGAGGCACGGTTCAACAGCTTAGGCGGCACCAGCCTGGGGTTAGCCCACACCCTGCGCCAAACCGGCCCCTTCCGCCCCAGCAACAAGAGCAAGAAAGTCCAAGACCTGTACTACGTAGGTGCCAATGTCCACCCCGGTATAGGCCTGCCCACCTGCCTCATCAGCGCCCAATTGGTCGCCGCCCGCTTAATCTAA
- a CDS encoding ABC transporter permease: MSKLKKSFLPVTTFAKIDIKRLFRDKLAIFFVFIFPLIFLLIFGTIFKGGGDVSFRVALLSQSETEFSKKFVEEVKKNEVFKIDEKITTLDQAKERMNRGQLEATIILPPDFGKEGSAAYPTGEAQILYDQSNEQAGQTLGSVMESVFADINKQFVTNQTPFTVKLESTATKGLSRFDYTFSGLLGFTLLSLGIFGPTNVFPRLKQKGVLRRYHTTTLQVWQYFTANVISNAVVGLMAVAIMFAAAFLFFDLNMRGDYLNLLIVVILGVTIMFGIGLSIGGWAKNENQAAPLAQLTTLPMMFLSGVFFPTFLMPEFLQNITKFIPLTPVVESVRLVITEGKTVLELGPQMAIMLVWLVVIYLIAFKVFRWE, translated from the coding sequence ATGTCTAAGTTAAAAAAATCATTTTTGCCCGTTACAACCTTTGCCAAGATAGATATCAAGCGGCTGTTTCGCGACAAGCTGGCTATTTTCTTTGTGTTCATCTTTCCGCTCATCTTCCTGCTTATCTTTGGCACTATTTTCAAGGGTGGCGGCGATGTCAGCTTCCGGGTGGCCCTACTCAGCCAGTCAGAGACCGAATTTTCTAAAAAGTTCGTCGAAGAGGTCAAGAAAAACGAAGTTTTTAAGATAGACGAAAAGATCACCACCCTGGACCAAGCCAAAGAACGCATGAATCGTGGCCAGTTAGAGGCGACCATCATCTTGCCCCCAGACTTTGGCAAGGAAGGCAGTGCGGCCTATCCAACAGGAGAGGCGCAGATTTTGTATGACCAAAGCAACGAACAAGCCGGCCAAACACTAGGTTCGGTCATGGAGAGTGTTTTTGCTGATATTAACAAACAGTTTGTGACCAACCAGACGCCGTTCACGGTCAAGCTAGAATCTACGGCCACCAAGGGGCTGTCGCGTTTTGACTACACTTTCTCTGGGCTGTTGGGCTTCACGCTGTTGTCGCTGGGTATTTTTGGCCCCACCAATGTCTTTCCACGGCTGAAGCAAAAGGGTGTGCTGCGGCGCTACCATACCACTACCCTACAGGTCTGGCAGTACTTTACAGCCAACGTTATCTCGAACGCGGTTGTTGGCCTGATGGCCGTGGCCATCATGTTTGCTGCCGCCTTTTTGTTCTTTGACCTCAATATGAGGGGTGACTACCTGAACTTGTTGATTGTGGTGATCTTGGGCGTAACCATCATGTTCGGGATTGGTCTGTCCATTGGTGGCTGGGCCAAGAACGAGAACCAAGCAGCACCGTTGGCGCAGCTGACAACGCTGCCCATGATGTTCCTCAGCGGTGTGTTCTTCCCGACATTCCTGATGCCCGAGTTTTTGCAGAACATTACTAAGTTCATTCCACTGACCCCTGTGGTCGAGTCTGTGCGGCTGGTAATCACCGAGGGCAAGACAGTCCTAGAACTTGGTCCCCAGATGGCTATCATGCTGGTCTGGCTGGTGGTGATCTACCTGATCGCTTTCAAAGTCTTCCGTTGGGAGTAG
- a CDS encoding ABC transporter ATP-binding protein, with protein sequence MTRKNSNILEVKGLTKKYGKKKVVDNISFEVREGEIFGILGPNGAGKTTTLEMLEALRPIDGGSAMLAGLDVASSGDKIKALIGVQPQTPSFEEKTKLTELIEFFASCYGEKVNPKAFLKDVQLEDKANSFPEQLSGGQRQRFSIAAALVHGPRVFFLDEPTTGLDPQARRNLWDLVRQTRDRGVTVVMTTHYMDEAELLCDRVAVMDKGHIIALDTPNNLIKALLKKGFTKHQHVEQANLEDVFIDLTGKALRD encoded by the coding sequence ATGACACGAAAAAATTCGAATATCCTTGAAGTAAAAGGCCTTACCAAAAAGTATGGCAAAAAGAAGGTGGTGGACAACATCAGCTTCGAGGTGCGAGAGGGCGAAATCTTTGGCATCTTGGGGCCAAACGGAGCTGGCAAGACCACAACGCTCGAGATGCTAGAGGCCCTCCGGCCTATAGATGGCGGTAGCGCTATGCTGGCCGGACTGGATGTTGCCAGCAGCGGCGACAAGATCAAGGCACTCATTGGAGTACAACCCCAGACGCCTTCTTTTGAGGAAAAGACTAAGCTGACCGAACTGATCGAGTTCTTTGCATCCTGCTACGGTGAAAAGGTTAACCCAAAGGCCTTCCTGAAAGATGTCCAGCTAGAAGATAAGGCCAATAGCTTCCCAGAGCAACTATCTGGTGGCCAACGCCAGCGCTTTAGCATTGCGGCAGCCCTTGTGCACGGACCAAGAGTGTTTTTCTTGGACGAACCCACCACCGGTCTAGACCCTCAGGCCCGTCGCAACCTATGGGACCTGGTGCGTCAGACGCGTGACCGTGGCGTGACGGTTGTGATGACCACCCACTACATGGACGAGGCCGAGCTACTCTGCGACCGCGTAGCAGTGATGGACAAGGGTCATATCATAGCTCTTGATACACCCAACAACCTCATCAAGGCTTTGCTAAAGAAAGGCTTCACAAAACACCAGCATGTGGAGCAGGCCAACCTAGAGGATGTATTTATTGACCTAACCGGAAAGGCCCTGAGGGACTAA
- a CDS encoding Mur ligase domain-containing protein: MHIFFSGIGGTAIGPLAHIAQQAGFVVSGSDKQDSQYIDYLKSHGITDIHIGQTRRQIEAVHAKLPIDWYVYSSAVAMENPNSPELEFCKQQGIAISKRDEMINLILDKNKLKLIAIAGTHGKSTTTAMVIWLFKQLKQPVSYSVGAKISFGDMGEFDPNSKYFVYECDEFDRNFLAFEPHTSVITGVTWDHHEIFPTREDYQQAFQEFIGQTDHTIIWQEDADYLGLQQNGTMQTEDSGNPKIHDIKLAGHYTRLDAWLAARAVHKALNEPLDTLIAHMNKFPGLQRRMEEIIPNLYSDYAHTPEKVRGGMSVATEIAAEKGKDLVVVYEPLTNRRQHYMLKEYGDSFDGAKKVYWIPSYLAREDTSQRIIPPEELISHLTDPLIAEPAARDIALKHTIQHHLDQGDMVVAMAGGGGDSLDEWIRKEFKK, encoded by the coding sequence ATGCATATTTTCTTTAGTGGCATCGGCGGAACCGCCATTGGACCTCTAGCCCACATTGCCCAGCAAGCTGGCTTTGTTGTGTCTGGATCTGACAAACAAGACTCGCAGTATATCGACTACCTCAAGTCACATGGCATAACGGATATTCACATCGGTCAAACGCGCAGGCAGATAGAGGCCGTACACGCCAAGCTGCCCATAGACTGGTACGTTTACTCATCTGCCGTTGCTATGGAGAACCCCAACTCTCCAGAGCTTGAGTTTTGCAAACAGCAAGGCATCGCCATTAGCAAGCGCGACGAAATGATCAACCTAATCTTGGACAAGAACAAGCTCAAGCTCATTGCCATTGCCGGCACTCATGGCAAGTCTACAACCACGGCTATGGTTATCTGGCTCTTCAAGCAGCTCAAACAACCAGTCAGTTATTCCGTGGGGGCAAAGATCAGCTTTGGTGACATGGGCGAGTTTGACCCGAATAGCAAATACTTTGTGTACGAGTGTGATGAGTTTGATCGTAACTTCCTGGCATTCGAGCCGCACACCAGCGTCATTACCGGGGTAACCTGGGATCACCATGAGATATTTCCCACCCGCGAAGACTACCAGCAGGCCTTTCAGGAATTTATCGGCCAGACCGACCACACCATTATCTGGCAAGAAGACGCAGACTACCTTGGCTTGCAGCAGAACGGCACCATGCAGACGGAGGACTCTGGCAACCCAAAGATACACGACATAAAATTGGCCGGACACTACACCCGGCTGGATGCCTGGCTTGCAGCCAGGGCGGTCCACAAAGCCTTGAACGAACCACTCGACACTCTTATAGCCCATATGAATAAGTTCCCCGGCCTGCAACGTCGTATGGAAGAAATAATTCCAAACCTGTACAGCGACTATGCCCATACGCCAGAAAAAGTCCGGGGCGGCATGAGTGTCGCCACAGAAATAGCCGCAGAAAAAGGCAAAGACCTGGTAGTTGTCTACGAGCCCCTGACCAACCGTCGCCAGCACTACATGCTAAAAGAGTATGGCGATAGCTTTGACGGTGCCAAAAAAGTGTACTGGATACCCAGCTACCTGGCCCGCGAAGACACCTCGCAGCGCATCATCCCGCCAGAAGAACTTATATCGCACCTGACGGACCCGCTCATTGCCGAGCCCGCTGCCCGTGACATCGCACTCAAACACACCATCCAGCATCACCTAGACCAGGGCGACATGGTAGTAGCCATGGCCGGTGGTGGTGGCGACAGCCTGGACGAATGGATTCGCAAAGAGTTCAAGAAGTAA
- a CDS encoding HAMP domain-containing sensor histidine kinase gives MKLKLDRSAAAPPAGAQPKRRRYTSSVILLVIAVGVAGSAMAGMNAMLLNRDQMMSQARVAADAISADEISLLDGSDKDLENKTYQDLKKRMTRMREANPGTRFVYLLGVKESNDVFFYADSEQEDSDSYSPPGEIYPEASLRLKASFSDDAPFLEGPSRDSFGTWISALAPVIDQSTGKTVAVLGVDEPAKDYFVQIAIYSIIPLILAAIPLTVLYRNRKLEEKEREITDLKTQFVSVASHELRSPLNGVLWAVQSLIKPGASPNLKSDQLKLLTSVYNNTASSVATVNEILDFSIFDRNKANKLLHERVDLKDVLNDVEKVMTLSAQEAGVTFKYLGDWPEHIPAEGDPGAFKRAFSNILSNAVKYSPKDSTIELSYKKEAGNHVLSVRDHGIGIPASEQSKVLEGYYRAANATKVKAHGTGMGLWVTKKIIEQHGGKLVLESKENEGTTIHSYIPGAKTADESNQPQPESDPPKSQRPDSTSTNTP, from the coding sequence ATGAAGCTTAAGCTGGATCGTAGCGCTGCCGCGCCACCTGCTGGGGCACAACCTAAGCGACGACGGTATACATCATCGGTTATATTGTTGGTTATTGCCGTAGGGGTGGCCGGGTCTGCCATGGCCGGCATGAATGCCATGCTGCTCAACCGCGACCAAATGATGAGCCAAGCCCGCGTGGCAGCCGACGCTATCTCTGCTGACGAGATATCTCTGCTAGACGGCAGCGACAAAGACCTAGAGAACAAAACATATCAGGATCTGAAAAAACGCATGACCCGCATGCGCGAGGCCAATCCTGGTACCCGATTTGTCTACCTGCTGGGCGTAAAAGAGAGCAACGACGTGTTCTTTTATGCCGATTCAGAACAGGAAGACAGTGACAGCTATTCGCCACCCGGAGAGATATACCCCGAAGCTTCCCTGCGGCTAAAGGCATCTTTTAGTGACGACGCCCCTTTTCTGGAAGGTCCCTCGCGCGATAGCTTTGGCACCTGGATCTCTGCCCTCGCTCCGGTGATAGACCAGTCCACCGGCAAGACGGTAGCCGTTCTGGGGGTAGACGAGCCTGCCAAGGACTACTTTGTTCAGATTGCCATTTACTCTATTATTCCGCTCATTTTGGCGGCTATTCCCCTGACCGTCCTGTATCGTAACCGCAAGCTAGAGGAAAAAGAACGCGAGATAACCGACCTAAAGACGCAGTTTGTATCGGTCGCTTCCCACGAGCTGCGCTCACCGCTCAACGGCGTGCTATGGGCCGTGCAGTCACTTATCAAGCCAGGTGCTTCGCCCAACCTCAAGTCTGACCAGCTCAAACTACTGACCTCGGTCTACAACAACACCGCCTCGTCGGTAGCCACCGTTAACGAGATTCTGGACTTTTCTATCTTTGACCGCAACAAGGCAAACAAACTACTGCACGAGCGGGTAGACCTAAAAGACGTACTGAACGATGTCGAGAAAGTCATGACCCTCAGCGCCCAAGAAGCCGGTGTGACCTTCAAATACCTAGGCGACTGGCCCGAGCACATTCCGGCAGAGGGCGACCCCGGTGCCTTCAAGCGTGCCTTTTCTAATATCTTGTCCAACGCTGTCAAATACAGTCCCAAGGACAGCACTATAGAGCTGTCTTATAAGAAAGAGGCCGGCAACCATGTCCTATCGGTGCGTGACCACGGCATAGGTATTCCGGCCAGTGAACAGTCCAAGGTGCTCGAGGGTTACTACCGAGCCGCCAACGCTACCAAAGTAAAAGCCCATGGTACAGGCATGGGCTTATGGGTTACCAAAAAAATCATCGAACAACATGGCGGCAAACTGGTGCTAGAGTCTAAGGAAAACGAGGGCACCACCATTCACAGCTACATACCCGGTGCCAAAACTGCCGATGAGTCTAACCAGCCGCAGCCAGAATCTGATCCGCCAAAGAGTCAGCGTCCTGATTCGACTTCGACAAATACACCGTAA
- a CDS encoding response regulator, whose product MSKTILLVEDDELIRQSLARVLTTKGLKVIQATNGKEGLESAANADLVVTDVRMPEMDGLQMVDALRKDPKTKELPIIILSNDEEASTLNKALEAGVTVYLSKSNQDADSLADQILAAAG is encoded by the coding sequence ATGAGTAAAACAATTTTGTTAGTCGAAGACGATGAACTTATTCGCCAAAGTTTGGCACGAGTATTGACCACCAAAGGTCTAAAAGTTATCCAGGCTACCAATGGCAAAGAGGGTCTAGAATCCGCTGCAAACGCAGACCTGGTAGTTACTGATGTACGCATGCCCGAAATGGATGGCTTGCAAATGGTTGATGCCTTGCGCAAAGATCCCAAAACGAAAGAGTTGCCAATTATCATTCTGAGCAACGATGAAGAAGCCAGTACGCTTAACAAAGCGCTCGAGGCTGGTGTTACGGTGTATTTGTCGAAGTCGAATCAGGACGCTGACTCTTTGGCGGATCAGATTCTGGCTGCGGCTGGTTAG
- a CDS encoding NUDIX domain-containing protein has translation MSSKGTTNIPGVCVIIKKGGKILASYRSNTGFKDNEYCVPGGHVDPGETFKQAAAREAMEEVGLHIRPEDLVYKMTVHRNGAKDIRIDIWFEALAWTGEEKNGVPDEHDHIKWLDLDELPENFVDYMLFGITNIAEGNTYGEFGWN, from the coding sequence ATGAGCAGCAAGGGAACCACCAATATTCCTGGTGTTTGCGTCATCATAAAAAAAGGCGGCAAAATATTGGCGTCTTACCGAAGTAATACGGGCTTCAAGGACAATGAATACTGCGTGCCAGGCGGGCATGTTGATCCCGGTGAGACATTCAAGCAAGCAGCTGCCCGGGAGGCTATGGAAGAAGTTGGCCTGCACATACGCCCCGAAGACTTAGTGTACAAAATGACCGTGCACCGCAACGGTGCCAAAGATATTCGTATAGATATCTGGTTCGAGGCTTTGGCCTGGACAGGTGAGGAAAAGAATGGTGTACCTGATGAGCATGACCATATCAAATGGCTTGATCTGGACGAATTACCTGAAAATTTTGTGGACTACATGTTGTTTGGAATCACCAATATAGCCGAGGGTAACACCTACGGCGAATTTGGCTGGAATTAG
- a CDS encoding nucleoside triphosphate pyrophosphohydrolase family protein — protein MTFDEYQKQALTTAINHPDHLMNQTIFAMGISGEAGEVLEKWKKIVAYKEGVISDEDLAGLKKELGDVVWYVAVMADSLGLPLGEIMQYNVEKLASRKARGVQKGAGDDR, from the coding sequence ATGACATTTGACGAATACCAAAAGCAAGCACTGACCACGGCCATCAACCACCCCGACCACCTTATGAACCAAACCATATTTGCCATGGGCATTAGTGGCGAGGCCGGCGAGGTGTTGGAAAAATGGAAAAAAATTGTCGCCTACAAAGAAGGCGTTATTAGCGACGAAGATCTGGCAGGACTGAAAAAAGAGCTGGGCGACGTGGTGTGGTATGTGGCGGTGATGGCTGACAGCCTAGGTTTGCCACTCGGTGAGATTATGCAATACAACGTCGAGAAGCTAGCCAGCCGCAAGGCTCGGGGAGTACAAAAGGGCGCAGGAGACGACCGATGA
- a CDS encoding L-threonylcarbamoyladenylate synthase yields MSFVFKRLTDPQLITCLQQGAVGVVPSDTLYGLMCRADNPEAINRLYQIKSRELKPGTLIAASVDQLVDLGIPRRYLKPVEHFWPGPVSVVVPTTPALKYLDHGLMSLPVRIPADEGLRALLEETGPLQTTSANLPDEPPATNYAEALAYFGEMVDFYVDAGELPGKPPSTIIRVVDDAIEVIRQGAVKIDENGQIQK; encoded by the coding sequence GTGAGCTTTGTCTTTAAACGCCTCACCGATCCACAGCTTATTACGTGCCTGCAGCAGGGTGCTGTTGGTGTTGTGCCTTCAGATACCCTGTACGGGCTGATGTGTCGTGCAGACAATCCAGAGGCTATAAATAGGCTGTATCAGATCAAGTCGCGTGAACTTAAACCGGGCACGCTCATTGCTGCTAGCGTTGATCAGCTGGTAGACCTGGGTATTCCCAGGCGGTACCTGAAGCCAGTCGAGCATTTCTGGCCCGGCCCGGTGAGTGTAGTAGTGCCTACGACGCCAGCTTTAAAATACCTAGACCATGGTCTGATGAGCTTGCCTGTTCGTATTCCGGCAGACGAGGGGCTTCGTGCGTTGTTAGAAGAAACTGGCCCACTCCAGACTACCAGCGCTAATTTGCCTGACGAGCCACCAGCAACTAACTATGCCGAGGCGCTGGCATACTTTGGCGAGATGGTTGATTTTTATGTAGATGCTGGCGAACTGCCCGGTAAGCCCCCCTCTACCATTATTCGAGTAGTAGACGACGCGATAGAAGTAATACGCCAGGGTGCGGTCAAAATAGACGAAAACGGCCAAATCCAAAAATAA
- a CDS encoding mechanosensitive ion channel family protein, producing MVDTIIEDLVLRIDDWVRSTDTWLQVHLINILVILVGALVLRRVATELSKRLLKHIVRPDVYPTKSDREKRIKTLYSLANGVIRLTVYSVAGLMIISEIRPDYKTVLFTSAGLIGAVIGFGAQNLIKDLVSGIFIIIENQYRIGDEITLVAGAGVGEVSGIVEDITIRTTVLRDLSGNVHHMPNGNIGVTTNQTLGFSRMNEDIVVDIRTDIEKLTQVIKQVGEELATLPELENKIIEPPYLANVKGLSGKGISVRVLAKTSPAAQWKIRSEFYKLLKKSFDKHHIKLAASTDET from the coding sequence ATGGTAGATACGATCATTGAAGACCTAGTCCTCAGAATTGACGATTGGGTACGTTCAACCGATACATGGTTGCAAGTACACCTGATAAATATACTTGTTATTTTGGTGGGTGCTTTGGTTCTTCGGCGAGTCGCTACTGAGCTTTCAAAGCGCCTGCTCAAGCATATTGTCCGTCCAGATGTATACCCTACCAAATCTGACCGCGAAAAGCGAATCAAAACCCTCTATAGCCTAGCTAACGGCGTTATACGTCTGACCGTCTATTCTGTTGCCGGCCTGATGATTATCAGCGAGATACGCCCCGACTACAAAACGGTCTTGTTCACGAGTGCCGGTCTGATTGGCGCAGTCATTGGTTTTGGCGCGCAGAACCTTATCAAGGACTTGGTCAGCGGTATCTTTATCATCATAGAAAATCAGTACCGCATTGGCGACGAGATCACTCTAGTGGCTGGCGCTGGTGTCGGAGAGGTGAGCGGTATCGTCGAGGATATCACCATCCGCACCACTGTCTTGCGTGACCTAAGCGGCAACGTGCACCACATGCCCAATGGCAATATTGGGGTTACCACCAACCAGACGCTTGGCTTTAGCCGCATGAATGAAGATATTGTGGTAGACATACGCACCGACATAGAAAAACTCACCCAAGTTATTAAACAAGTGGGCGAGGAGCTGGCTACCTTGCCAGAGCTAGAAAACAAGATCATAGAACCGCCCTACCTGGCCAACGTCAAAGGCTTGAGTGGTAAGGGCATCAGTGTCCGGGTATTGGCAAAAACAAGTCCGGCCGCCCAATGGAAAATCCGCAGCGAGTTCTACAAGCTACTCAAAAAATCTTTTGATAAACACCATATCAAGCTAGCAGCGAGCACAGACGAAACCTAG
- a CDS encoding A/G-specific adenine glycosylase, producing MEMRDFQEMVWQYYHQYGRALPWRLPESDGTFDPYKILVSEIMLQQTQAARVVPKYTAFLQQFPSAQALAATPLAKVLVAWSGLGYNRRAKYLHEAAQQLAQASHSWTIQDMVACKGVGYNTAAAVAAYAYNQQVVFIETNIRTVFIHHFFADRDAIDDKEILPLVEQALDGEHPREWYWALMDYGVHLKTTVGNASRSSKHYARQSTFEGSKRQVRGRVLKALHAQRYSRKELADLVEDDRLTAVLTDLIKEKLISETKDGISLGVD from the coding sequence ATGGAAATGCGCGACTTCCAGGAGATGGTGTGGCAGTATTACCACCAGTATGGGCGGGCTTTGCCGTGGCGTCTGCCAGAGTCCGATGGTACATTTGACCCCTACAAGATTTTGGTCTCAGAAATCATGCTGCAGCAGACCCAAGCAGCACGAGTGGTCCCGAAATATACTGCATTCTTACAGCAATTTCCGTCTGCTCAAGCCTTGGCCGCGACGCCCCTGGCCAAAGTGCTGGTAGCCTGGAGCGGGCTGGGGTATAACCGTCGAGCCAAGTACCTGCACGAGGCAGCCCAACAACTAGCTCAAGCGTCCCATTCGTGGACTATCCAGGATATGGTGGCTTGCAAGGGCGTTGGCTACAACACGGCTGCGGCCGTGGCTGCCTACGCCTACAATCAGCAGGTGGTTTTTATAGAGACCAACATTCGGACGGTTTTTATCCATCACTTTTTTGCAGACCGTGATGCCATTGATGACAAAGAAATCTTGCCCTTGGTAGAGCAGGCACTAGACGGCGAGCATCCACGGGAATGGTATTGGGCGTTGATGGATTATGGTGTACATCTGAAAACGACGGTAGGAAACGCATCGCGGAGTAGCAAGCACTATGCCAGACAGTCTACTTTTGAAGGGTCTAAGCGACAGGTGAGGGGCCGTGTACTCAAAGCCCTCCATGCACAGCGCTATAGCCGCAAAGAACTAGCCGACCTGGTTGAAGATGATCGGCTCACAGCGGTGCTAACCGACCTTATAAAAGAGAAGCTTATCAGCGAAACGAAAGACGGAATTTCGCTCGGGGTGGACTGA
- a CDS encoding LssY C-terminal domain-containing protein: MVTALVRFLKRFLILIPGLIIVYFAVADLVPFLHDQLSVSWAVAFLLAYVVSAYLLIPTAIRVLRSIFPARHIPLYSTTPDGFACDPINVGIVGTEKQVRRAMKQAGWHEADTRTPKTILRLVMSFVLKRPYSTAPFSNLYLLGRSQDLGFQLPLANDPSHRHHVRFWAASHTGNPRHLDHVSFWHRLHRSTAADKRTLWVGAASLDTGLGVIRHNAQITHMIHPDTNAERELIVRTLKKTRLVKKSRSEKIGNPYRLTNRVLTGYLHTDGTMKILEL; encoded by the coding sequence ATGGTTACCGCTCTGGTGCGTTTTCTAAAGCGCTTTTTGATTCTTATTCCCGGCCTGATTATTGTCTACTTTGCCGTAGCAGACTTGGTGCCGTTCCTGCATGACCAGTTGTCTGTCTCTTGGGCTGTGGCTTTTCTGCTGGCCTATGTTGTGTCGGCCTATCTGCTCATTCCCACCGCTATTCGTGTACTGCGGTCTATTTTTCCGGCCCGCCACATTCCGCTGTACTCCACCACTCCGGACGGATTTGCCTGCGACCCCATAAACGTGGGCATTGTAGGCACAGAAAAACAAGTACGGCGAGCCATGAAGCAGGCAGGGTGGCACGAGGCAGACACCCGAACGCCCAAAACTATCCTGCGGCTGGTTATGAGCTTTGTGCTAAAAAGGCCCTACTCTACCGCACCCTTCAGTAACCTCTATCTGCTGGGCCGCAGCCAGGACCTGGGATTTCAGCTGCCGCTGGCCAATGATCCGTCTCATCGCCACCATGTTCGCTTCTGGGCAGCCAGCCACACCGGCAACCCCAGACATTTAGATCATGTGTCTTTTTGGCATCGCCTTCACCGGTCTACGGCAGCCGACAAACGCACGCTGTGGGTGGGCGCGGCCTCGCTGGATACCGGGCTGGGAGTTATCCGGCACAACGCCCAGATCACGCACATGATACATCCGGACACCAACGCCGAAAGAGAGTTGATTGTCAGAACACTCAAAAAAACCAGGCTGGTCAAAAAGAGCCGCAGCGAAAAGATCGGCAACCCATACCGTCTGACAAATCGAGTGCTGACCGGCTACCTGCACACCGATGGCACCATGAAAATTCTAGAACTGTAA